A window of the Vespa velutina chromosome 7, iVesVel2.1, whole genome shotgun sequence genome harbors these coding sequences:
- the LOC124950407 gene encoding uncharacterized protein LOC124950407 — MDNRERLVEDETLDNFSRRNRDDQELRRSCSKLDKSTTRKEEISPLLRTCDPRSPRDINLDLLGSPEDHRPRLCHRCPACPRHSCRQRCHFCQQKSERISNFLPVGCTCLSILGNRRGCSSKDHERIRTYGKKEEEEEEDENVGVIDHKDSISILMEKYKSRDAQEERQKRKNRSKGNERIGNCYEESQTSRILARENRKDSTEGLENSKSCDRCRCQENRLRWKEQEEREQEEKTLLFDDGRNRIRGEGDFYRRKKPARSKFGVPWRHTF; from the exons ATGGACAATCGTG AGCGTCTCGTTGAAGATGAAACGCTTGACAATTTTTCACGAAGGAACCGGGACGATCAGGAGCTTCGTCGATCGTGCTCGAAATTAGATAAGTCGACgacaaggaaagaagaaatctcACCTTTGCTTCGCACGTGTGACCCTCGCTCCCCACGAGACATTAATCTCGATCTCTTAGGATCACCCGAAGACCATCGGCCTCGTCTCTGTCATCGTTGTCCTGCCTGTCCTCGTCACTCCTGTCGACAACGATGCCACTTTTGTCAGCAGAAAAG CGAAAGGATTTCTAATTTTCTCCCGGTCGGTTGCACGTGCCTGTCTATTCTGGGTAATCGCCGTGGCTGTTCGTCGAAGGATCACGAGAGGATACGAACTTAtgggaagaaggaggaagaggaagaggaggatgagaatgTAGGAGTTATCGATCACAAAGATTCGATATCCATTCTCATGGAAAAGTATAAGTCGAGAGACGCGCAGGAGGAAAGacagaaaaggaagaatcgaTCGAAGGGAAATGAAAGGATCGGCAATTGTTACGAGGAGTCGCAAACTTCGAGAATTCTCGCTCGCGAAAACAGAAAGGATTCGACGGAGGGCTTGGAGAATTCCAAGAGTTGCGATCGCTGTAGATGCCAAGAAAATCGTCTAAGATGGAAGGAACAGGAGGAAAGGGAGCAAGAGGAAAAGACGCTCCTGTTCGATGATGGCCGTAATCGGATTCGTGGCGAAGGCGATTTCTATCGAAGGAAGAAGCCTGCCCGATCGAAATTCGGAGTACCCTGGAGACATACCTTTTGA